The Cervus elaphus chromosome 12, mCerEla1.1, whole genome shotgun sequence genome includes a region encoding these proteins:
- the LOC122704341 gene encoding 40S ribosomal protein S25-like encodes MPPKDDKKKKDAGKSAKKDKDPVNESGGKAKKKKWSKGKVRDKLNNLVLFDKATYDKLCKEVPNYKLITPAVVSERLKIRGSLARAALQELLSKGLIKLVSKHRAQVIYTRNTKGGDAPAAGEDA; translated from the coding sequence ATGCCGCCCAAGGAcgacaagaagaagaaagatgcCGGAAAGTCGgccaagaaagacaaagatcCAGTGAACGAATCTGGGGGCAAGGCCAAAAAGAAGAAGTGGTCCAAAGGCAAAGTTCGGGACAAGCTCAATAACCTAGTCTTGTTTGACAAAGCAACGTATGACAAACTCTGTAAAGAAGTTCCCAACTATAAGCTTATAACTCCAGCTGTCGTCTCTGAGAGACTGAAGATTCGTGGTTCCCTGGCCAGAGCAGCCCTTCAGGAACTCCTTAGTAAAGGACTTATTAAACTAGTTTCAAAGCACAGAGCTCAAGTGATTTACACCAGAAACACCAAGGGTGGAGATGCCCCAGCTGCTGGTGAAGATGCATGA